In the Ipomoea triloba cultivar NCNSP0323 chromosome 6, ASM357664v1 genome, one interval contains:
- the LOC116022348 gene encoding aldose 1-epimerase-like encodes MAALYRLLSFLVLAVFLTGSFCDASEEVGIYEIKRGSFSVKITNYGAIVISVILPDKNGKLGDVVLGFDSVDDYKNDTAYFGAIVGRVANRIGGASFKLNGVEYRLPANDHGNTLHGGFRGFSDVIWTVEDYKKDSHLTLSYNSYDGEQGFPGDLSVSVTYMFIGKNKLGIRMKAKALNKATPVNLASHSYWNLGGHDSGDILSHTIQLFGSKITPVDEKLIPTGALAPVKGTAYDFLQPRAIGSELNELPGGYDINYVLDSHGPKHLGKAALVVDSKSGRKMELWTNKPGVQFYTSNMLTDTKGKGGYVYKKHAALCLETQGFPDSVNHPNFPSQIVNPGETYDHVMVYRFTTHDASHTGQ; translated from the exons ATGAGATCAAGAGAGGCAGCTTCTCTGTGAAGATCACAAACTATGGAGCAATTGTTATCTCTGTCATCCTCCCTGATAAAAATG GAAAATTGGGAGATGTGGTTCTTGGATTCGATTCTGTTGATGACTACAAG AATGACACAGCCTATTTTGGTGCTATAGTTGGGCGTGTTGCTAACAGGATTGGGGGAGCAAGCTTCAAGCTTAATGGTGTGGAGTACAGATTGCCTGCAAATGATCATGGAAACACTCTCCATG GGGGTTTCAGAGGATTCAGTGATGTGATATGGACTGTGGAAGATTACAAGAAAGACAGCCATCTGACTCTCTCATACAACAGCTATGATGGAGAACAAG GATTTCCTGGGGATCTGTCTGTTAGTGTGACTTACATGTTCATTGGCAAAAACAAGCTGGGAATAAGAATGAAAGCCAAGGCTCTGAACAAGGCAACACCAGTGAATCTAGCCTCACATTCCTACTGGAATCTTGGTGGCCATGACAGTGGTGATATCTTGTCGCATACTATCCAGCTCTTCGGCTCTAAGATCACTCCTGTGGATGAAAAGCTCATCCCTACTGGTGCCCTTGCACCGGTGAAAGGGACAGCGTATGATTTCCTGCAGCCACGGGCAATAGGGAGCGAGTTGAATGAGCTCCCGGGTGGATATGATATAAACTATGTGTTGGACAGCCATGGTCCCAAGCATCTAGGCAAGGCTGCTTTGGTGGTAGATAGCAAATCTGGTAGAAAAATGGAGCTGTGGACTAACAAGCCTGGTGTTCAGTTTTACACGAGTAATATGTTGACAGATACAAAGGGGAAAGGTGGATATGTTTACAAAAAACATGCTGCATTGTGCTTGGAGACCCAAGGCTTTCCAGATTCTGTGAACCACCCGAATTTCCCTTCCCAGATTGTGAATCCGGGCGAGACTTATGACCATGTCATGGTTTATCGGTTCACTACTCATGATGCATCCCACACCGGCCAATAG